TAAAATGATCTGATTCTCCCTTTTCCTTGAGATTTTTCTGCAGGTTGAGAGGTGCCGTTCAACTGTTGCGAGCCTGACTGATGAAAAACTGCACAGCTTGCACTTGAACTTCCCATCCTTTTTCGTGTAAAGGGACAGCAGTGGAGTATTCCTTTGTTTGTTACTGGAAAATAACTGCTTTTTTGTACGTTTAACTTTCTTTGTTTGAATTTTACTTTGCTGGTGTCCTGATTCACTTGGTGTTAAAGCATTATGAACAAAGGCTTTACAGTTTTTTAAATGAGATGTGCatacttcctcttcttcctgacGACATtcctgatcatttgaatcagtgAAAATCCTATTTTGTGAAGATAGCAGCTCAGGATTTGTTCCTTTATCCATTTGCTTGGAACCTTCCTGACTCACAGTGCCTACGGCAGTCAAACATGTATTTGAAATGCCTACAAATGTCCTTGCTTTCCGCTGAAGTGCTGGACACCTCTTTGTAAGGTGGCTATCAAGGCCTCGCCTCTGTTTGAACTGTGCACCGCAGGCCTGGCACTTGTGTCCTTTTATCCTTCCGTGGCAGAGAGCCTGGCAGTGATACTTCAAAGCAGTTTCCTTACTGGTTACATAAGAGCACTTATTACAGTGATAGACGTCGTTAGTTGGCACCACAAGCATTTGCACCCGTCCCTCCAAAACCATGGCTTCGGCTTGCTGCTTGTCGTGCTCCTTCATAGCTTTCAGACGGATCTCAGGTTCTAATGGACCATTTTGCTCAGATGGAAAAGTGGAACTGGCTGCTCTGCCATCATTCACACCCTCAGGTGGTTGAGCCTGACACTCCTCAGGTTCAACTGGTTGACTTGCAATATTCAGAGGCTCACAGCTGTCATCAAAGTCACTTTGTTCACATTCTGCTTCTGCCTGAGCCACATCGTCTTCctctgatgaagatgaagagatgTCCATCTTCTCTTGTGACATGTCAGACCAATTACAGTTTAAATTGGATGAGCTTGGAGTTTGATTTGCACAATGGTCTTCCTCATTTTGGGAAGCTGGTGTCTGATAGTCGCCGGTTGACAGTGTTGTTAAAACAAGAGTACAGTACTCCTCAGGACTATTCACAGGCGGAGGACAATCTGAAATACCTTCATTAATGACCCCTTGAGGAGCAACATCAAAACTACCAACAGAATCCAAAGTTTGTGAACCAGCTACAGTTCCAGTACTGACCCTGTGATCTGCTGAGCCGGGACGACCACATTGTTCTCTTTCAGAAGGTGGAGGTCCTTCAGAAGTGGATAGTTCAGACTGCTCATGAGCTGTTGAGGACTTGTTGTAAAAATCCTGCGAGAACTCAGTTGagctcctctccttctcctttgcGGCATAGTTCTCTAGCCATGCTTTGTCCCCGGGTACGTATCCGTGAGCTTTCCTCTTGTGCAGGAAGAGACTGATGCTACTGAAGGAGGAATAGAGGCAGAGTGCACAGCGGAACTCCTTCAGCTTGGTGTGTTTGCAGTTCTCGTGGTTTTTAAGGGCTTGTCTGTAGCAGGTAGTGTATGTGCAGTATTTGCACTTATAGACAGATGGCTGTTTCTCTTCACCAGAATGTTTGGCCAACATGTGATTGTTAAGCTCATATTTGCGCTTGCAGGCATACGCACAGATCTCACACATAAGCGATTTGGCCTGATGACGTAATTTGTGGCTATTTAGCTGGTCCATGCGGTGACAGCGGTAGGGGCACTGATCACAATGATACCTtagagaggagacaggaaatTAAGTCCTAACAACAATAAGATAAATGCTTTGATAATTCTGTGTGCACCCAACAGTGTTGCACCAATAACAAGATGGAAACATGTCTGCGGTATAAGAAACTACTGAAGTATCTACCTGAGGTCTCCTGTGTGCTTCCTCATATGGACATTCAGATAGTGCTTCCACTTAGTGACGTATCCACATTCAGCACACATAAAGTTCTTGTCATCAGAGTGAGTGAGCATATGTTTGGAGAGGTAGGACTCGTCTCTGCATCTGAAGTCACACAGGTTACACTTGTGGGGCTTCTCACCTAtcacagaacaaaataaaatacatcaggAGATGTGCCAAAATACCAGCTCTTAGAAGAGCTTCACAAACTACAAGATGCTGTATTGTGAGAATCAGATGATAAACCATTACAGTATTAAAAATCTATCCCCTCCTCACCACTGTGCATCAGCATGTGTCGCCTCAAGCCGCGTTTATGCGAGGTCATGTAGCTGCACTGAGAGCAGCGGTGAATCTTCTCGTTGGCGTGCAAATGTCCAATGTGCTGCTCAAACTCCACAGGGTTAAATGTGACGAAGGAGCAAAATTCACAGTGAAGCTCGTCGTGTCCTGAGTGACCTTGACGCTGGTGCTGGAGGAACACGTTCTTATTGGAGCAAGAGAAATCACACTGTGAGCAGTGGTAGGCGAGGTGGGTCCGATAATGagcctccatctccatctcactTTGAAAGACGGCACCACAGGCGTGATGACGACACTCTACAGCCGTGACCCCATGCACCTCTGCCGTGTGTCTAATAAGTTCTTTGCGTACAGAAGTCTGGAAAGAACAACCCTCTTGGAAGCAATCCATTGGCTTACTGTCTGGCAGGATGTTGTGCGTCTTCATGTGAGCCTTAAGCGACCTGCTCTGGCGAAAGCTTTGGCCACAGGCGGGGCAAGGATAGCTGCGACTCGTCACGTCATCTTCTGCCTCATCGGCATGCACGCTGACAAGATGGCGGCGGATTGCGTTCAGCTCCACGGCGGAATACTCACACAAGTGGCAACGGTGAACCTTTTTGCCCGCCTCGCGGAGTCTGTGAATGCGTAGCTTACTCTTGCTGGTGAAGTGGCGCTTGCAGGTGGGACACTGGAGACTGGGGTCGGGAAAATGTAAATGGAGGTGCTCCTGGAGGTGAGAGCGCATCTTGAAGCAGCGCCGACACTTGGGGCAGCTGTGGGTGCGATAAATGTGCTCCGATCCCTCTGCAAGGTACGCTGATGGACAAGAACATGTGACATTAGTTTTAATAAAAGTTTGTGGCTGAAGTTTGTATCATTTCAATCAGGAGATGCTTGTTTTGCAATGTGGCTTGAGAAGTACTCAAGAAGATTTATTGACACATGCATGATATAAGTCTTTGGCGGTTAAACCCCATGGAAATGGAATTTAATGGAAATTAAAAGTGTACACAgagttcttgtttttttatttttatttttaaatttcttatttGTCCATCTGTTCTTCTATGTTTGCTGCTTAGGATCAATGAAGTTCAACAGACCACTGACACATTATCAGCTTTTATGTTGATATGGTAGCCACCTGGTGAATGTatgtccaatattcactctttcttAGGTCTCCCTTTGGTGAGCCTATATGCCCAGAAGTATGTGGACATTTCCTTCTAAACACTGACGTTGGTTTCCACAGCCACGTCCATAAAATAAAGGTGCATTAAATGATGCGTACAGGAATGCAATCTCCATTGGGAAGAATTCTTAGTAGAGAGGGCCGTAGCTCATCAATTTTCTGCCCTGCTTAGCAGCAAGAACAATGTCACTGGACTCAGTGAAAATATGTGGTCTGGAGCGATCAGTCACGCTTCACTAGCTGGCTAGATGGACAAATTTGTGTTCGGCACATGCCAGAAGAACACTACTTACCTGAATTCAGTGTGCTAACTGCAACGTTTGGTGGAGGAAGAACAATGGTGTGTGGGTGTTTTAATGGTAGAGGCTAAGTCTCTTAACGCGACAGCATCCAATGATATTTTAGACAACAGTGTGTTTCCAACTAGGGTTGCAACTAactaattattttctcaatcaatcaGTTATTCGTTTGGTCTCTAAAAtgttcctctctgtttcccagAGCTCAAGCTGACGTCTCCAAATTGTTATTTTGCTCAATCAATCGTCCAAAGCTCAAAGATACCTGGAaccatttctgcttgaaaaacCAATCAGtcaattatttgtttttcaaaatagttgccaattgAGTTTGTGTCGATCAACTCATCTATcaattgactaatcatttcagctctactgccaactttgtggcaacagtttgAGAGAGGCCCTTTCCTGTTTCAGTTCTGACTGAAGACCAGACCTTATCGCCTCACGTCAGTGCTGGACCTCAATAATGCTCTGGTGGCTGTCATCCCAGAAGAGGCCACATTAATGCTCATTTTGGAATGATATGTTCAACAATCACAAATGGGTGTACTGTCTACGTGCATTTAGCCATTAGCCTAAGTGATCAGTAAGATGGCTGACTGTGGAGACTTTGTTTTGTGCTGCTTCATCTGAGTTCATCtgagttttatgttttaatatcaCAGGAATAACTCAAGATTGTGTCATTTATCCGTGCTGTACTATCTAAAAATCTAACTTAATAACTACTGACAATAACCCACAAAGCAGACTGGTGTGCATACCTTTGAAAGGAAGCGGTGCAGCGTCCACTGCTGAAGCTTTGTCTCTCTCCGCTGCCTTTCTCACTCTTTTGGCATCGTGCCTCTCAGGCTGTTCCTCAGTCCCATCTTCTGGTGATGATAACGCACGAGTTGGGTTGCatgtcagttttctttttggCCTGCCGGACACCTGAGGCTGGCAGCTCCCATTAGTGCATACAGCTGCAGCCTCTTTCTCTATAAACAGATGTGCCAAAATTTGAAAAAAGGATGCAGATTACACGCGAAGACGGACAAGACTGTGTAAAAACAACGACAGCTCCTCGCCGTGTCTGTTTACCTTGAGTGCTTGATGGCTGATGTTCGTGCTCCAAGAGGTGCTCACTCaaatcttttacattttgagcGACAAACTGACAGTGAAAGCAGCCAAAGGGCATGTGGCCCTGCACGTGCCTCTCCATCTCACCCTGTGTGAGGAATGACACTTTGCAGGACTGGAGCGTGCAAGGGATAAGTGTGAGGCCATGTGTGGACGTCAAGTGGGACTGATGTTCCTGTCGGTCCGTGCAGCTGAACTGGCAGCCTTTCTCGGTGCAGGGGAACGGGCCTTCAGCGTCACGTCCACTGTGGGTGGTTTTAAAGTGGCTTTTCAGGACACCTGGCTTCGAAAAAACTTCACTGCATTGAGAACACTTGTAGCTTCCCGCCTGTTTTTCACAGGATGGAGTGGCCAGCATTTCTGATCAGgagtgagaggcagacaggacaCTGTGTGTGAAGCTCGGTGAGGTTCCACTGCCTCCAGTGCgtctgacaaacaaaaacagcatttagtTTGGATTAGACAGGCATTTATAACACAAGTTGTGCATACAATACACTATCCAGTATAAGCTACTGTTCACATAAGTGTTAGCTGTTAGTGAGTTGGTAGATACAGTACAATACTAATTTTAACCCAAAATGTAACACACAAGGGTTGTAAATGCATTGTAACCATATAATAACGACTTGTAATAATATGCATATACCACACACATCATTACCTTTCATTACActgtgcaacacaaacacaattccaACCTACTGCCTGGGTTTTCGCAGTTCATTTtatctgaaaaacacaacatcaaccGTCATCACTTAGTATCAGTGTTAAACTCGCGAAATCCACCGTAGCTGCTTTTTTTAGAAGGCTATTTTAATTCACGTTAAGCGACGGAGGTTTCACTTActtttatgaaaatgtaaatgggTACCAACACGCTAACAACATCGCTGCTAGTgctagctaagctaacgttagcttcctGTGATTTGGGTCGCAAACTGTCTCGGTTCCTGctattaattcattttgtctgtcCGCGTCCGTTCAGTCCACAGTAAGACGCACAAGCTCGATATGTTTCATCTTAGTTAGTTGTTATATTAGCTTGCGAGGAAAGTTGTTGAAAGATAACACTAACGGGGAAGCGGAACGAATGTTTACGGGCCGGCCGAGAGTCGGAATGATATTTGTCGAACACAGGAAGTGTAGTAGAGGTCGCTGCCACTACAACACATGACAGCACAGCATTCATACATTGCTCTGCACGCATGGGGATTTTACCTGACGGAACAGTGCTGTATATAAAGAGAAAGTGTACACTGGGAACGACCGTAGCCTCCAGCGGTGTGAGGTTAAGACAAAGACGGCAAGTCAGCGGGGCATTTGCTAATTACTGAACATGACCGGATGTGTCATTAGAAAGTGGCACCAACAGTCTGGACTGTCAGACAGATCAGATGTGTTTGCACTTTGTGTGTAGGTCTGTTTTCCTACAAAGTGTTATAACTATTATATAGAGAGTGTGCAGACATCAGCAGCATGCCGCTGTCAGACATTCTGGACAGTCTGAAGGACAATCCGTACTTTGGGGCAGGGTTTGGCCTGGTTGGGGTTGGGACAGCGTTGGCAGTGGCCAGGAAAGGGGCACAGGTGGGAATGATTTTCTTCCGCAGGCACTACATGATCACTCTGGAGGTCCCCAGCAGGGATAAGAGTTACCAGTGGCTGCTAAGCTGGATCACCAAGCACGCCAGGCACACTCAGCACCTGAGCGTGGAGACTTCCTACCTTGCACATGAGAGTGGACGGGTTCACACGCAGTTTGACTTCCACCCAAGCCCCGGCAACCACATCATCTGGTCAGTCTTAAAATCCACTTCAGCATGAGACTAATACACTTAACTGATGATCCCCGATTCAAAGCCGTACATCAGGTTTAACATGTATGGCACAAAAATGGGGATAATACCTGTATTTATtaatgtgctttataaatacaGTTTTCTCAGTCAACAGAACAACATCTGTCATCCATTGTGGTCGGCAGGTATGGGAGGAAGTGGATCAGGGTGGAGAGGACCAGGGAGAAGCAGATGGTGGATCTGCACACAGGAACCCCGTGGGAGTCCGTAACCTTCACAGCTTTaggcagaaacagagacattttCTTTAATATCTTACAAGAAGGTAAAAGTTTACTCAGATCTACAGTATGTACGTGACCATGCAAATCTTGCCATATGACAGctgcaatacattttgtgttgCACCTCTTTGCAATTGAGAGATCATTCAGTGCAGTTGTCAATCACATTTTGCAGCAAGAGAATTGGCCCTGAAGCAGGAAGAGGGACGGACAGTGATGTACACAGCTATGGGCGGCGAGTGGAGGCCCTTTGGATTTCCACGGCGACGCAGACCCCTCAGCTCCGTCGTCCTGGAGGCGGACGTGGGTGAAAGGATCGTAGATGACGTGAAGGAGTTCATCGGAAACCCCAAGTGGTACACAGACAGAGGTAGAATATCCCAGTCTAGGTGTCGTTCATTCAGTGCACATGGAAGTTgtcattaaatgtttaatttattcatgttcatgtttttgaaTCATGACAGTTCTTGTTGTGAGGGGATGTGTCTGTTATTAAAAGACTTTCTTGTTGGTGCTCAGTTAAACATCAACCCTTTGAGGATTGAGAAAGGCTGTTGCCCAACAGCACGTCTTGTGCAATTTCCCACTTACACTTGAATGCATCAGAAGAAGACAATAGCAGAGGTTTCAAAACCGTTCCCGCTCACGACTGCAGCACCACGGGACAATAAAATACctcaaacataaatataaaaattaaacagaataaataaaaatgggaCCTGGAAGCTGATTTTCATATCGTACTGGACTACGCTAAAAAGACTGGCTGCAAGGAAATGATGATAGAACGTGTACATACAGAACAATGAGAATGCTTGAGCATGGTAATGCTTTTGTCTCTGCAGGTATCCCCTACAGAAGAGGATATCTGCTGTATGGCCCCCCAGGTTGTGGCAAAAGCAGCTTTATGTGAGTGTACTTTGGAATTCATGCCCTTCCCATTTATAATCGGTGTGATCAGAAGAGAGACTGTATGTCAAAGAGTTGTGCTTAATTTCATCTACATCTTTGtgactcatttcatttcagcacGGCACTGGCAGGCGAGCTGGGCTACAGCATTTGTCTGATGAGTCTGAGCGACCGAACCCTTTCAGATGACCGTCTGAACCACCTCCTGAGCGTGGCACCGCAGCAAAGCATCATACTGCTAGAGGACGTAGATGCAGCCTTCGTCAGCCGAGACCTGCTTCCCACAGAGAGTGAGTAGCGGTAGTTTTGGGATTTTGTCATTAGAAACAAGTGGTAATGAAAAGAAGAACTCAAACTTTAGAAGtgggttttatattttttttgggTGTAGAAAATATAGAGTTAACTCGTTGTTGTAGACAGACTgccattgtgtttcattgtgttttgagGATGACTTACAAATCCCTTTTGTTGCCCCCCAGACCCTTTGGCCTACCAGGGAATGGGAAGACTGACCTTTAGTGGCCTGCTTAATTCTCTGGACGGAGTGGCTTCATCTGAGGCCAGAATAGTTTTTATGACCACTAACTACATTGACAGGTGGGTGCTGTTGGATGAGAATTTGTAAATTCAAGTAAAAGCGTTTGTGTATATGTCAAAATGAACACAGTTAATGcaactgtgttttgtttactttctgTTTTGTGGGCAGCAATCATGTCAAGCTCCACCGCTCCTTAATCCAAACCCCATGCTTAATTTTCCAATGCCGAGTCTATTTCTGCCATAGTGTTTTAGTaataacagataaaaacaaaaaagtagcCACGTTTGAAGCCGTTACGGCCACTGGACCTATAAATGCGCCGCCATCAACGCCGTCAGtggctttattgctgaaacacatgAACCCTTTATACTCGGAAGACTGGAGTAATAGATAGAGCTGCAGATCTGACAGCCTGTTTTTGTAAACTAGATGCTTCTGCCATAGAGCTGTTACATTTTTAGTACATATGTAGtgattttaagttttttttaaactatttatttatgttatttattttctacagacaaaaagaactgacaaaacaaaaagataacaaatgtAGTGGGGTGCTACTGTCAGAATAGAAACCTTACAAATTCAGTGAGTCAGGGGTCTCCAACCTTTTTCAAGCTTTGAGCTACTTTTACACAGCAAGAGCGTCAATGAGCTACCCTCATCTCGAAAACTCCTGTGTAGCTGTGTGATCAAGGATGCGTTTACCTGCAGATAGATATTTTCAGCCAATTTGTAGAAAGTTACAAAAGATTTGTTCTTCTATATTACTGAGTTTACGTTAATGTTTGCAGCCTGtataaaaatgagacaaatcaaGCGAATGTGCATTCAGAGAAGGCTTTTGGCAACCCACCAAGAAAGAGCTTAAAAACTACTGGTTGGAGATGCCTGAGTTATATAGTGTGACCATTTTTCCCATCTTTTCTCAAATTTGCCCATAGTCAGTCTTAAATAATGAGTCATCCTTTCCATCACATAGATTTCGTTCATAATTTCTCTCCACTGTTACAGTTAAAATGTCACTCTTCATCCAGTTTCTTGCAATAGTTTTCTTACAGGCCAACAAGATCACTCTGTAGAGGTAGGCATCCTCCATACGTACCTCCTCTTTTGCTGGCAGTCCAAAATACATAGTCCCTGGATCGTTTGATATTTTGTAGCAAAATATTTCCTCAATTACTTTTGCAATATTCTCCCAAAAAGGTCTAACATCTCTAATCTTCTAGCAATTATAGATGTGAACAATTTAGAATCAACATTTAGCATAGAGATTGGGCGATAAGACTCACAATACTCTatatttttcccctcttttgGTATAACGGATATAATAGCCTCCTTCCAAGAAGGAGGACTTTTTGCCTGTTTGAGTGTCCAGTTAAATGAATTTAACATCAAGGGGGTTAAATCTTCTTTAAAGACCTTATACCACTTATTGGGATAACCATCGCTCCCtggacttttattattttttaatctacTGATTGCCTTTTCAAGTTCTTTAGTGATCGGTTTAGACAGTATCTCATTCTGTGTAGTCCCTATAGAGGGAAGGTCCAATTTAGCCTGGTACTCCTCAATTTGCCTTTCATCTATTTGTGCTGACTGCTCATACAAGGTTTTGTAATATGATTGGAAAATATCTTTAATTTTTCCTAGTTCGAAGTTTAATACTCTGGTGGATAGATCCCTGATTTTGTTGATTGAGTTTCTCATTTGTTGTGATCTTAAACGCCTTGCCAATATTTTAGTCGCCTTTGGGCCTGCTTCATAAAAAGTCTGTTTTGTAGaccttaatttttttttcaatatcttCAGTAGCCAAATCTGTCAgttgattttttatttcttttatattacCTGCCAAGGCTTCACTTTTGTCCTTGTGCTGTTTTTTCTCTAGTTCCTTCAGTTCATCTTCTAATTTAGCCTGTGtaattgttttcattcttttaatATGGGCAGTTCTTGATATCAAATTTCCTCTCATCACTGCTTTAACAGTGTCCCATAAAATTATTGGCTCCATTTGGTCATCTTTATCATTGACAATACATTCttgaatttctttctttatttctttgatgGTCTTTTCATTGTTAAGAATACTGACGTTCATTATCCacaatgatttcttttttgggGGTATCTAAATGCATGGTTAGATGTATACTGTTGTGATCGGAGATATCAGCTATTCCTATGCTGCAGTCTATGACCCGATGTCTGTCATTATTGTTCATCAGAAAAAAGTCAATCCGTGAATGAACCTTATGAGCTGCTGAATAATGAGTATAATCTCTCTCTAGAGGATGATGAGCTCTCCACACATCACACAGGCTCGCCTCTTTTATTATCCTTTTCACTTCAATCACCACCGCAAATTAAAATTCCCTCACTTTTAGTTGTAATCTTGTCAAATAATAATTTAAGGAATTTCCGATCTCCGTCTGGTGGACAGTAAACATTAATTAAAGTGACAATAGTATTATCAATCCTTCCTTTAACAAACACATATCTACCTTCTTTATCATAATCTTCCTCCACAACTTCAAAATTAACAGAGTTAGAGTCTAAGGTGATTACTCCTCTTCTCCGGCTGTTTTTGTATGAGCAGAAGAATGAATTTATGTATCCGAACTTTTAAAATTTTTCATGTTCTTCTTTTGGCGAGTGAGTTTCTTGGATAAATGCTACCTGTACTTTATACCTTTTTAATTTTGCTATCAGCCTACTTCTTTTGATTGCGTTACCAAGACCATCTACATTTATTGACACAATGTTCAATTTAGCCATACCACTCATGATGAATATATATAATGACAGTAGACCCCACCAACGAACATGAACTTAGAACAATTTCTTGAAAACAATAACAACTGAACAATACCTGACTCCCACACAATGGGATAAATGTCTGTCCCACCTTGACCCCTTTGGCAGGTCTAGGGTAGTGTCCCCCGTTTGGGGAGGGCCCTACTTCAGGTTTAGAAGGATTAGAAGAAGCCTCCATCCCTAATGTCAAACGTTACTCTTTCTGCCTCCCATGTCCTCAGCTATATTATCCAGTTTGCCGCTCAGCTCCTGCTGTAGGGAGGAGATATCCCTTCTCACTTTGTCATTGACCTGTTTCATCTTGGTTTTGAGAGATTCGATAGCTGCGAGCAGGTCGTTTGCGCTCGTATTGGGTTTGCTAAGGTTAGCATTAGCCTGTTCCACTTCGATGATGAAGTGTTCTTATCCCGCGTTTTAGACATTTTCGAGCCTTATatgcttcctctctttctttcgcCACCAAATGTGTCTTAACAATCAATAAAGTCGTCAAATTTCGAGTTTTTAGTGGCGAATCTGTCAAAACTTGGAGAGCTGGCACCGAGCTTGTCCTTTCCCCTACGCCATGACACCGGAAGTCCTAGTGATTTTAAGTTTAAATATCCATTATTACAAACTTCAGtcttaaagaagaaaaaaaagcaattaattaGAGCAAATTGTGcgaaaaatgtgttcatttttaaactGACTGACAGCCCTATACACAGTTTAAAGAACTGAAGTCAAGACAATCACAAAGACTGTTCCATGGTCACTTCCACCAACCGTGTACACATTTGTAATTGATATAAAGACCTGATACTAAACAAAAAATACCACCTAGACTGGAAATCGAGCAAAGTGAAACTACAAAGGAGGTGAAATTGAATAGAGATAACGGAATGAAAACAAcaccttaaagctgcaccaataACTGTTTTATAGAAACAACAAATTAAATGGCAATGTGTCTCAGCTCTAAGGAGCGTTGTTTGTCTATTTGGGGACCTTGACCTGGTTATCCAATCCACAAATACTGCTGTCCTGAGTCCTATGTCCTGCCACAGGAACAGTTTTCAGTTAAAACAC
This region of Pempheris klunzingeri isolate RE-2024b chromosome 10, fPemKlu1.hap1, whole genome shotgun sequence genomic DNA includes:
- the znf142 gene encoding zinc finger protein 142, whose product is MERHVQGHMPFGCFHCQFVAQNVKDLSEHLLEHEHQPSSTQGKQTRRGAAAAVCTNGSCQPQVSGRPKRKLTCNPTRALSSPEDGTEEQPERHDAKRVRKAAERDKASAVDAAPLPFKAYLAEGSEHIYRTHSCPKCRRCFKMRSHLQEHLHLHFPDPSLQCPTCKRHFTSKSKLRIHRLREAGKKVHRCHLCEYSAVELNAIRRHLVSVHADEAEDDVTSRSYPCPACGQSFRQSRSLKAHMKTHNILPDSKPMDCFQEGCSFQTSVRKELIRHTAEVHGVTAVECRHHACGAVFQSEMEMEAHYRTHLAYHCSQCDFSCSNKNVFLQHQRQGHSGHDELHCEFCSFVTFNPVEFEQHIGHLHANEKIHRCSQCSYMTSHKRGLRRHMLMHSGEKPHKCNLCDFRCRDESYLSKHMLTHSDDKNFMCAECGYVTKWKHYLNVHMRKHTGDLRYHCDQCPYRCHRMDQLNSHKLRHQAKSLMCEICAYACKRKYELNNHMLAKHSGEEKQPSVYKCKYCTYTTCYRQALKNHENCKHTKLKEFRCALCLYSSFSSISLFLHKRKAHGYVPGDKAWLENYAAKEKERSSTEFSQDFYNKSSTAHEQSELSTSEGPPPSEREQCGRPGSADHRVSTGTVAGSQTLDSVGSFDVAPQGVINEGISDCPPPVNSPEEYCTLVLTTLSTGDYQTPASQNEEDHCANQTPSSSNLNCNWSDMSQEKMDISSSSSEEDDVAQAEAECEQSDFDDSCEPLNIASQPVEPEECQAQPPEGVNDGRAASSTFPSEQNGPLEPEIRLKAMKEHDKQQAEAMVLEGRVQMLVVPTNDVYHCNKCSYVTSKETALKYHCQALCHGRIKGHKCQACGAQFKQRRGLDSHLTKRCPALQRKARTFVGISNTCLTAVGTVSQEGSKQMDKGTNPELLSSQNRIFTDSNDQECRQEEEEVCTSHLKNCKAFVHNALTPSESGHQQSKIQTKKVKRTKKQLFSSNKQRNTPLLSLYTKKDGKFKCKLCSFSSVRLATVERHLSTCRKISRKRENQIILEEDDVRGNESLKEKDLVEEHNERTGPASKKHQILSCPNCAFKCNQKRALDSHEKRGCLKPDEVQCTMCSFAAKSKISLTRHILYVHNKKKFDVAKPKLLHCQLCTFTCKQERCLEQHVALKHNGARPHHCRYCPFSTTRRYRLEEHESLHTGIGRHSCDICDKTFGAVTKLRQHKMRIHDKQPTHFCSLCDFSGYTLDDVRRHNLRCHTGDLHHTCTHCDAQFSSEVALRNHCKRVHQLQVCFSCKQCNYTCSSELTLKTHQESKHPQVRCTTCQESFKTKESLEIHQRTHLAHRCQLCPFATKTRQLLAQHLLNEHEEGPPEDKPLKCSTCQFACQHQLVLEQHLRSHGGKRLYKCSDCEYSTRNKQKITWHIRIHTGEKPYSCEQCSYTCTDPSRLKLHMRVHQEEKKYLCPECGYKCKWATQLKYHMTKHTGDKPYACDECDYRTNRADALRAHRDTQHCDLRPYVCEKCGKAFKTSFILKTHQRQHSDDRPYTCGLCQKAFRWPAGLRHHYLSHTKQQPFCCRHCSYRAKQKFQVVKHLQRHHPDMPVEQGVVRDSEAVSLTLKEALQGTLDERAAEMEEGEGTADEVQELVEEVVQKH
- the bcs1l gene encoding mitochondrial chaperone BCS1, whose product is MPLSDILDSLKDNPYFGAGFGLVGVGTALAVARKGAQVGMIFFRRHYMITLEVPSRDKSYQWLLSWITKHARHTQHLSVETSYLAHESGRVHTQFDFHPSPGNHIIWYGRKWIRVERTREKQMVDLHTGTPWESVTFTALGRNRDIFFNILQEARELALKQEEGRTVMYTAMGGEWRPFGFPRRRRPLSSVVLEADVGERIVDDVKEFIGNPKWYTDRGIPYRRGYLLYGPPGCGKSSFITALAGELGYSICLMSLSDRTLSDDRLNHLLSVAPQQSIILLEDVDAAFVSRDLLPTENPLAYQGMGRLTFSGLLNSLDGVASSEARIVFMTTNYIDRLDAALIRPGRVDVKQYIGHCTHGQLTQMFRRFYPDEPVSEGERFAERALAAHSEISAAQVQGHFLLHKMDSAGSIDNVAKIKE